The following are encoded in a window of Urocitellus parryii isolate mUroPar1 chromosome 7, mUroPar1.hap1, whole genome shotgun sequence genomic DNA:
- the P2rx1 gene encoding P2X purinoceptor 1 translates to MARRLQDKLAAFFFEYDTPRMVLVRNKKVGIVFRLIQLVVFIYVVGWVFVYEKGYQTSGGLISSVSVKLKGLAVTELQSKLQVWDQADYVFPAQGDNSFVVMTNFIMTPQQAQNYCAENPEGGTCKNNSGCTPGKAKRKAQGIRTGKCVAFNSTVQTCEIFGWCPVEVDDNIPSPALLREAENFTLFIKNSISFPRFQVKRNNLVEEVNASYMKTCLYDKKLHPLCPLFNLSYIVQESGQDFSSLAVKGGVVGITIDWDCDLDWHIRHCKPIYEFHGLYGEKKLSEGFNFRFARHYVENGTNRRHLFKVFGIRFDILVDGKARKFDIIPTMTTIGSGIGIFGVATVLCDLLLLHILPKRHYYKQKKFKYAEDMGPKAGEHDPAATSSTLGLQENMRTS, encoded by the exons ATGGCACGGAGGCTGCAGGATAAGCTGGCTGCCTTTTTCTTCGAGTATGACACCCCCCGAATGGTGCTGGTGCGCAACAAGAAGGTGGGCATTGTCTTCCGGCTGATCCAGCTTGTGGTTTTTATCTACGTCGTTGG GTGGGTATTTGTGTACGAGAAGGGCTACCAGACCTCAGGGGGCCTTATCAGCAGTGTGTCTGTGAAGCTCAAAGGCCTGGCCGTGACTGAGCTCCAGAGCAAACTCCAGGTCTGGGACCAGGCCGACTACGTCTTTCCAGCACAG GGGGACAACTCCTTCGTGGTCATGACCAATTTCATCATGACCCCCCAGCAGGCTCAAAACTACTGCGCAGAG aACCCCGAAGGGGGCACGTGTAAGAACAATAGTGGCTGTACCCCTGGGAAGGCAAAGAGGAAGGCCCAAG GCATCCGCACGGGCAAGTGTGTGGCCTTCAACAGCACTGTGCAGACGTGTGAGATCTTTGGCTGGTGCCCCGTGGAGGTGGATGACAACATCCCAAG ccctgcccttctcCGAGAGGCCGAGAACTTCACCCTCTTCATCAAGAACAGCATCAGCTTTCCACGCTTCCAGGTCAAGAG GAACAACCTAGTGGAGGAGGTCAATGCCAGCTACATGAAGACCTGCCTCTACGATAAGAAGCTGCACCCTCTGTGCCCTTTATTCAACCTCAGCTACATAGTGCAGGAGTCCGGCCAGGATTTCAGTAGCCTGGCTGTCAAG GGTGGGGTTGTCGGCATCACCATCGACTGGGACTGTGACCTGGACTGGCACATACGACACTGCAAACCCATCTATGAGTTCCATGGCCTATACGGGGAGAAAAAACTGTCTGAAGGCTTCAACTTCAG GTTTGCCAGGCACTATGTAGAGAATGGGACCAACCGCCGTCACCTCTTCAAGGTGTTTGGGATTCGCTTTGACATCCTAGTAGATGGCAAG GCCAGGAAGTTTGACATCATCCCTACAATGACCACCATTGGCTCTGGGATTGGCATCTTCGGGGTG GCCACCGTTCTCTGTGATCTGTTGCTACTTCACATCCTGCCCAAGAGGCACTACTACAAGCAGAAGAAGTTCAAGTATGCTGAGGATATGGGGCCAAAGGCG GGCGAGCATGACCCAGCAGCCACCAGCTCCACCTTGGGCCTGCAGGAGAACATGAGGACCTCCTGA